Sequence from the Enterobacteriaceae endosymbiont of Donacia marginata genome:
GAACGATTAGGAGATCAAGTAAATAATTATTTAAATGAAGATTGGTCAAAATTTAATTGGTATAATGCAGAATCATATTGTAAATCACAAAATGCTCGATTACCAACAAAATCTGAATTATTAGAATTTTATAATATTCATTCAGGTAATGATTTACTTAGTAATTATGGATGGCCTATAGTTGATAGATTTAATTTAATGTGGACATCAACACCTATTATTAATATGTATTTTAGAGATCCATTACATTTTCATATTAATTTTTTAAATGGGGATATAGATCAGGGAATTACTGGTAATATCTTTTCTTTTTTTTGCGTCCAAGATAAATAGCTTAATTTATTTTAAAGATGCTTTATATTAAAATTTTTCTAAAACTAGAAAATTAGTTTCATTATTTACAATATTAGATATTTTATTTTTTAATATATATAAATGATGTATTTTTGCAGCTATTTTATTACCTATGGCTGCTAATTTTTTAGATTGCTTAAGTTTAATTAATTTCATTGCTAATGAAGAACTTGAACAATATTTTAATTTCCATGGATATTTTTTAATAAAAATACTACATTGTTTTAATGGTTCTTCATGACTAAAAATTTTCTCTATTTTATTTAAAACTATATTTTTTTTAGAAGAAACTAAACAATGATGGATTGGCAATACAAAATTTTTTTTTATTAATAAAAAAGAATTTTTTTTTAATAAAAAAGATACTTCTTTAATTAATCCAGTATAATTATTATATATTGGTACTATAGCTAAATTAATTAATTCATTTTTGATATAAAAAAAAATTTCTGTAAAATTATGACAACTTATATTAATAAAAGTTTTTTTAGAAAAATTTTTTTTTATATAAAATAATGTAGCTAAATGTGAATAGCTTCCAATAGGTCCTAAAAAAGCAATACTTTTATAATATTTTTTTTCTAAAAAATTATTTTGAATTTTTTTTTTTTTTTTTATAAAATTATTTATTTTATCATTTACAATGATATTTTGTTTATAATTATAAATATTTTTTTTAATTATTTTTAACATTTTTTATAAATAAATTAATTAATAGATTTAATTTAGTATAACACTTTTAAAAATATGTATTATTATTTAATAATATGAACAATATCTTTATTATCAATCCAACATTCCCAGCCAGTTGCTAAAGAAACTTCATATAAGGATTTTTTTAAAATTTGCCTAAATTTCCATAATATAATAGTATTACTTCCACATAATTTTTTTAAAGTAATAACTTTATAAAATAAAGGAGAATGATGTGAGCAATAAAAACAATGAATCCATTGAGATAATTGTTTACCTTTTAATTTTTTCCGTTCCTTTAAAGAAATTAAAGTCCACATAGAATCTATAAAAAAAGATACTATATTTTTATTTAAAAAAATAATATTTTTTTTTGTCTTATCATTCCTATACCATTCATGTAATAAATGACCTATATAAAAACAGTCTTTATAATTTATTTCTATAGTACAGATAGATAATCTTATTAAAGATGATTTTAACCATTCATAATCTTTTTTACCTGTTTTTCTATCTATTGATTTTAGAAAAGAATAAGTAGAAAAAACTACTTTTTCCCCTAAGGGGACTTGTGTAAATAAATATAGACATTCTAACCAAACATCTAAATCAGATTGATCTAAATTTTCTCCTGTAAAACGTATAAAGAAACCATTTAATGATGTTTTTAAAATATTTTTTTCATACGCTCTCTGCCCCTTCCTTACTATTCCAAAAAGAGAGCTACGTAATATAATATTAGGGATAGCTCTTTTATTTTTTGAAATATTAGGAAAATATTTTTTTATATTAATATTTTTGTTTTTTATATATTTAATAGAATTATAAAAAAACATTTCTGATTTTTTTTTTTCTTTTTCTAAAATATTACTTTTTTTAATTAATAAATTAATTCTATCATAAAGCAATTTTTTACGCATTTAAATTATAATAAGGTTTATATATCTATATCTAAAAAAGAATAGAGATAAAATAAAGTAAATTAATTTATTTATAAAATAAAAATTTTAAATTACTTAATTTTAGTTTTTATTTATATAATACTATATATTTATACTGAGTATACAAATAACTAATTA
This genomic interval carries:
- a CDS encoding prephenate dehydratase domain-containing protein; this encodes MLKIIKKNIYNYKQNIIVNDKINNFIKKKKKIQNNFLEKKYYKSIAFLGPIGSYSHLATLFYIKKNFSKKTFINISCHNFTEIFFYIKNELINLAIVPIYNNYTGLIKEVSFLLKKNSFLLIKKNFVLPIHHCLVSSKKNIVLNKIEKIFSHEEPLKQCSIFIKKYPWKLKYCSSSSLAMKLIKLKQSKKLAAIGNKIAAKIHHLYILKNKISNIVNNETNFLVLEKF
- the trfA gene encoding plasmid replication initiator TrfA; translation: MRKKLLYDRINLLIKKSNILEKEKKKSEMFFYNSIKYIKNKNINIKKYFPNISKNKRAIPNIILRSSLFGIVRKGQRAYEKNILKTSLNGFFIRFTGENLDQSDLDVWLECLYLFTQVPLGEKVVFSTYSFLKSIDRKTGKKDYEWLKSSLIRLSICTIEINYKDCFYIGHLLHEWYRNDKTKKNIIFLNKNIVSFFIDSMWTLISLKERKKLKGKQLSQWIHCFYCSHHSPLFYKVITLKKLCGSNTIILWKFRQILKKSLYEVSLATGWECWIDNKDIVHIIK